A stretch of Microbulbifer sp. SAOS-129_SWC DNA encodes these proteins:
- a CDS encoding gamma carbonic anhydrase family protein produces the protein MLYKLGDQQPILDGEGHYIAPGAHVIGNVRMLSHSSVWFNAVVRGDCDRITIGEYSNVQDGSVLHTDPGVELTIGTGVTIGHKVMLHGCTVGDYSLIGINAVVLNGAKIGKCCIVGANALVTENTEIPDYSLVLGSPGKVVKTLDPSTFELLKASSDHYAANGRRFADELVPIEAS, from the coding sequence ATGCTGTACAAACTGGGCGACCAGCAGCCAATTCTCGACGGCGAGGGACATTACATTGCTCCCGGCGCCCATGTGATTGGCAATGTGCGAATGCTCAGTCACAGTTCCGTCTGGTTCAATGCGGTGGTGCGCGGTGATTGTGACCGCATCACCATCGGTGAATACAGCAATGTGCAGGACGGCTCGGTGCTACACACCGACCCCGGTGTCGAGCTGACCATCGGCACTGGCGTGACCATCGGCCACAAGGTGATGCTGCACGGTTGTACGGTTGGCGACTACAGCCTGATCGGTATCAATGCCGTGGTGCTGAACGGGGCCAAGATCGGCAAGTGCTGCATCGTCGGCGCTAATGCGCTGGTCACCGAAAATACCGAGATTCCCGACTACTCGCTGGTGCTGGGCAGCCCCGGCAAGGTGGTCAAAACCCTGGATCCATCCACGTTCGAATTGCTCAAGGCCAGCAGCGATCACTATGCGGCCAACGGCAGGCGCTTTGCCGACGAACTGGTTCCTATTGAAGCATCGTGA
- a CDS encoding DUF1289 domain-containing protein: MSDKVVVVDWPAAEPVEKPVKSPCVSVCALNAQDICEGCFRSGSEISRWGTMNNEQRRAVLKDCHERARRMGRIL, encoded by the coding sequence ATGTCCGATAAAGTCGTTGTGGTCGATTGGCCGGCCGCAGAGCCTGTCGAGAAGCCGGTAAAGTCCCCCTGTGTCTCCGTCTGCGCTTTGAATGCGCAGGATATCTGCGAGGGCTGTTTTCGCAGCGGCAGTGAGATCAGCCGCTGGGGAACAATGAACAATGAACAGCGCCGGGCGGTCCTGAAAGACTGCCACGAGCGCGCGCGCCGCATGGGCCGCATTCTGTAA
- the dnaE gene encoding DNA polymerase III subunit alpha has protein sequence MTQPFVHLRVHSEFSLIDGLVRVKPLVARAEELQMPALALTDQTNFYGQIKFYKACMGAGIKPVTGADFWLSEGGEDNPTLITLYAMNADGYRNITELISRAWMEGQYHGNAFIRREWLPEFAQGLLMLSGAKFGDVGRALIAGRRAQARELAAEWARIFPGRYYLELQRTGRAGDEDYLHAAVALAGELNLPVVATNDVRFMEESEFEAHEVRVCIHDGRALDDPRRERRYSPQQYFRTQEEMTELFSDIPEALANTVEIAKRCSAPIQLGKYFLPEYPIPEGMTEGQFFEKVSFEGLERRLAKILDASAPEYAERRAVYEKRLRFELDIILQMGFPGYFLIVMDFIQWAKDQDIPVGPGRGSGAGSLVAYSLDITDLDPLQYDLLFERFLNPERVSMPDFDVDFCMEKRDRVIGYVADNYGRNAVSQIITFGTMAAKAVVRDVARVQGKSYGLADKLSKMIPPDPGMTLEKAFEQEDVLREFLDSDEEGQEIWEMALQLEGVARNVGKHAGGVVIAPTKLTDFAPLYCDEAGQGLVTQFDKNDVEDAGLVKFDFLGLRTLTIIDWAKHMVDEQRAREGKEPLVIEALPLDDPDTYAMIKRAETTAVFQLESRGMKDLIKRLQPDNLEDMIALVALFRPGPLQSGMVDDFINRKHGRAQVAYPDAKYQHEKLKPILEPTYGVIVYQEQVMQIAQELAGYTLGGADMLRRAMGKKKPEEMAKQRATFEDGAKAQGVDPDLAIKIFDLVEKFAGYGFNKSHSAAYALVSYQTAWLKAHYPAQFMAATMSSDMDKTDKVVTFIEECRAMGLDLVPPDVNLGSYQFSVDVDNRVIYGLGAIKGLGEGPIENIIKVRTEGGPFADLFDFCSRIDPRKVNKRALEALVRSGALDTIGPDIHGADGLDYSRAVMFNALDEAVKAAEQQAANASAGMMDLFGEVVPQAADGDVYAEFRRTRPWGIRERLEGEKNTLGLYLTGHPIDEYEEELKHLVKARIADLKPGRESQKVAGLVVAMRVMKTKRGDSMAIVTLDDRSGRIEAAVFSEAFGEHREKLAKDAMLVLDGPVAHDDYSGGLKMTVNGVSTLDELRQGAVTGVSLKLDSTATTPGLGKRLAACLQAYTGGPGSNCAVTVEVACSDARGVYRLPAAWKVEPNDQLVQSLRELLGREQVALNYTERR, from the coding sequence ATGACCCAACCCTTCGTCCATTTAAGAGTCCACTCCGAATTCTCCCTGATCGACGGCCTGGTGCGCGTCAAGCCGCTGGTGGCGCGCGCGGAAGAACTGCAGATGCCGGCGCTGGCGCTGACCGACCAGACCAACTTTTACGGTCAGATCAAGTTCTACAAGGCCTGTATGGGCGCCGGGATCAAGCCGGTTACCGGGGCGGATTTCTGGCTCAGTGAGGGCGGTGAAGACAACCCCACGCTGATCACGCTGTATGCGATGAACGCGGACGGTTACCGCAATATCACCGAGCTGATTTCGCGCGCGTGGATGGAAGGGCAATATCACGGCAACGCCTTTATCCGTCGCGAGTGGCTGCCGGAGTTTGCGCAGGGCCTGCTGATGTTGTCGGGCGCCAAGTTCGGCGATGTGGGTCGCGCATTGATCGCCGGGCGCCGCGCGCAGGCGCGGGAGCTGGCCGCGGAGTGGGCAAGGATTTTCCCGGGACGCTATTACCTGGAACTGCAGCGCACCGGTCGCGCCGGCGACGAGGATTACCTGCACGCCGCAGTGGCGTTGGCGGGCGAGCTGAACCTGCCGGTGGTGGCCACCAACGACGTGCGCTTTATGGAAGAGAGCGAGTTCGAGGCCCACGAAGTGCGTGTGTGTATCCACGACGGCCGTGCGCTCGACGATCCGCGCCGCGAGCGCCGCTATTCGCCGCAGCAGTATTTCCGCACCCAGGAGGAAATGACCGAGCTGTTCAGCGATATTCCCGAGGCGCTGGCCAATACTGTGGAGATCGCCAAACGCTGCAGCGCGCCGATCCAGCTGGGCAAGTACTTCCTGCCGGAATACCCGATTCCCGAGGGCATGACCGAAGGCCAGTTCTTCGAAAAGGTGTCCTTTGAGGGGCTCGAGCGGCGCCTGGCGAAAATCCTCGACGCGTCCGCCCCGGAATACGCCGAGCGCCGCGCGGTGTATGAAAAGCGCCTGCGCTTCGAGCTGGATATCATCCTGCAGATGGGGTTCCCTGGCTACTTCCTGATCGTGATGGACTTTATCCAGTGGGCCAAGGACCAGGATATCCCGGTGGGGCCGGGGCGGGGTTCCGGTGCCGGCTCGCTGGTAGCCTATTCGCTGGATATTACCGATCTCGACCCGCTGCAATACGACCTGCTGTTCGAACGTTTCCTGAACCCGGAACGGGTGTCGATGCCCGACTTCGACGTCGACTTCTGTATGGAAAAGCGCGACCGGGTGATCGGCTACGTGGCCGACAACTACGGCCGCAACGCGGTGAGCCAGATCATTACCTTCGGTACCATGGCCGCCAAGGCGGTGGTACGCGATGTGGCGCGGGTACAGGGCAAGTCCTACGGCCTGGCCGACAAGCTCTCCAAGATGATTCCGCCGGACCCGGGTATGACCCTGGAGAAGGCCTTCGAGCAGGAAGACGTACTGCGCGAATTCCTCGACAGCGACGAAGAGGGCCAGGAAATCTGGGAGATGGCCCTGCAGCTCGAGGGCGTGGCGCGTAACGTCGGCAAGCACGCCGGCGGCGTGGTAATCGCACCGACCAAGCTCACCGATTTCGCACCGCTCTACTGTGACGAGGCCGGCCAGGGCCTGGTGACTCAGTTCGACAAGAACGATGTGGAAGACGCGGGCCTGGTGAAGTTCGACTTCCTCGGCCTGCGTACGCTGACCATCATCGACTGGGCCAAGCATATGGTCGACGAGCAGCGCGCGCGCGAGGGCAAAGAGCCGCTGGTGATCGAGGCGCTGCCGCTGGACGACCCCGACACCTACGCGATGATCAAGCGCGCCGAGACCACCGCGGTATTCCAGCTGGAATCCCGCGGCATGAAGGACCTGATCAAGCGCCTGCAGCCGGACAACCTCGAGGACATGATCGCCCTGGTGGCGCTGTTCCGCCCGGGCCCGCTGCAGTCGGGCATGGTGGACGACTTCATCAACCGGAAGCACGGCCGCGCCCAGGTGGCCTACCCGGATGCCAAATACCAGCACGAGAAACTGAAGCCGATCCTGGAGCCCACCTACGGGGTAATCGTGTACCAGGAACAGGTGATGCAGATCGCCCAGGAGCTGGCCGGCTATACCCTCGGCGGCGCCGACATGCTGCGCCGCGCCATGGGTAAGAAGAAGCCCGAGGAGATGGCCAAGCAGCGCGCGACGTTCGAAGATGGCGCAAAAGCGCAGGGCGTCGATCCGGATCTGGCGATCAAGATCTTCGACCTGGTGGAGAAGTTCGCCGGCTACGGCTTCAACAAATCGCACTCCGCCGCCTACGCGCTGGTGTCCTACCAGACTGCGTGGCTGAAGGCGCACTACCCGGCACAGTTTATGGCCGCGACCATGTCCTCGGACATGGACAAGACCGACAAGGTGGTGACGTTTATTGAAGAGTGCCGGGCCATGGGCCTGGACCTGGTGCCGCCGGACGTGAACCTGGGCAGCTACCAGTTTTCCGTGGATGTGGATAACCGCGTGATCTACGGTCTGGGCGCGATCAAGGGCCTGGGGGAGGGCCCGATCGAGAACATCATCAAGGTGCGCACCGAGGGCGGTCCCTTTGCCGACCTGTTCGACTTCTGTTCGCGCATCGATCCGCGCAAGGTCAACAAGCGCGCGCTGGAGGCACTGGTGCGCTCCGGTGCCCTGGACACCATCGGCCCGGATATCCACGGTGCCGACGGCCTGGATTACTCCCGCGCGGTCATGTTCAATGCGCTGGACGAAGCGGTGAAGGCTGCCGAGCAGCAGGCTGCCAACGCCAGCGCCGGCATGATGGACCTGTTCGGCGAAGTGGTGCCGCAGGCCGCCGACGGCGACGTCTACGCCGAGTTCCGTCGCACCCGCCCGTGGGGTATCCGCGAGCGCCTTGAGGGGGAGAAGAACACCCTCGGCCTGTACCTGACCGGCCACCCGATCGACGAGTACGAAGAAGAGCTCAAGCACCTGGTCAAGGCGCGCATCGCCGACCTGAAACCCGGGCGCGAATCGCAGAAAGTGGCCGGCCTGGTGGTGGCCATGCGGGTGATGAAGACCAAGCGCGGCGACTCCATGGCCATCGTCACCCTCGACGACCGCAGCGGCCGTATCGAGGCGGCCGTGTTCAGTGAGGCGTTCGGCGAGCACCGCGAGAAACTGGCCAAAGACGCCATGCTGGTGCTGGATGGCCCCGTAGCCCACGACGACTACAGTGGCGGCCTCAAGATGACCGTCAACGGCGTGTCCACCCTGGACGAACTGCGCCAGGGCGCGGTCACCGGCGTGAGCCTGAAGCTCGACAGCACCGCCACTACCCCGGGGCTGGGCAAGCGCCTGGCCGCCTGTCTGCAGGCCTACACCGGCGGCCCGGGTAGCAACTGTGCGGTGACCGTGGAGGTAGCCTGCAGTGACGCGCGCGGTGTTTATCGACTGCCGGCGGCGTGGAAAGTAGAGCCAAACGACCAGCTGGTGCAGTCGCTGCGGGAGCTGCTCGGGCGCGAGCAGGTCGCACTGAACTACACTGAGCGGCGGTAG
- a CDS encoding acetyl-CoA carboxylase carboxyltransferase subunit alpha yields the protein MNFNFLEFEQPIAELEGKIKELQHVGDDNELNIADEVARLRDKSKKLTESIYADLSPWQVVQVARHPQRPYAKDYIERMFTDWDELHGDRHFGDDKAIIAGIARLDGKPVAVIGEEKGRSVNDKVARNFGMPKPEGYRKALRVMEMAERFKMPVLTLIDTPGAYPGIDSEERGISEAIAQNLAVMSRLRTPIICTVIGEGSSGGALAIGVGDQLNMLQYSTYFVISPEGCANIIWKTVEKAPLAAEAMGVTSSVLEELGIVDETIDEPLGGAHRDPDTMATRLQERLTAQLDQLRHVPIDELLEKRYQRLMSYGNVVS from the coding sequence ATGAATTTCAATTTTCTCGAGTTTGAGCAGCCGATCGCCGAGCTGGAAGGCAAGATCAAAGAGCTGCAGCATGTTGGCGACGACAACGAACTGAACATCGCCGACGAAGTGGCCCGTCTGCGGGACAAGAGCAAGAAGCTGACTGAGTCGATCTACGCCGACCTGTCCCCGTGGCAGGTGGTACAGGTGGCGCGCCACCCGCAGCGTCCCTACGCGAAAGACTATATCGAGCGCATGTTCACCGACTGGGACGAGCTGCACGGCGACCGCCACTTCGGCGACGACAAGGCGATCATCGCCGGTATCGCGCGCCTCGACGGCAAGCCGGTGGCGGTGATCGGCGAGGAGAAGGGCCGCTCGGTGAACGACAAGGTGGCACGCAACTTCGGTATGCCCAAGCCTGAGGGCTACCGCAAGGCGCTGCGCGTCATGGAAATGGCCGAGCGCTTCAAGATGCCGGTACTGACCCTGATCGACACCCCCGGGGCCTATCCGGGCATCGACAGTGAAGAGCGCGGTATCAGTGAGGCGATCGCCCAGAACCTGGCCGTAATGTCGCGCCTGCGCACCCCGATCATCTGCACCGTAATCGGCGAGGGCTCCTCCGGCGGCGCACTGGCAATCGGCGTCGGCGACCAGCTGAACATGCTGCAGTACTCCACCTACTTCGTGATCTCCCCGGAGGGCTGCGCCAATATCATCTGGAAAACCGTGGAAAAGGCGCCGCTGGCCGCCGAGGCCATGGGCGTAACGTCCAGCGTGCTGGAGGAGCTCGGCATCGTCGACGAGACCATCGATGAGCCGCTTGGCGGCGCCCACCGCGACCCGGACACCATGGCCACCCGCCTGCAGGAACGCCTGACCGCACAGCTGGATCAGCTGCGCCACGTGCCGATTGATGAATTGCTGGAGAAGCGCTACCAGCGCCTGATGAGCTACGGCAACGTTGTTTCCTGA
- a CDS encoding DegV family protein, translating to MVQLVIDSGCDLPDEFLRKFSIPVLPHSISVGKDTFGDQRNPAQMAHFYSLSLVDRSRQITSGPASSEEIERILRAQVDRGCREIVVQTINGANSPTLQNARTAVEALRRDGIEVPMHTQDSHNLFAGQGLLALYTLTQIRKGLSAAEVAERAQEFSNNIHGYAAIRDVYYVRERARSKNENSISWLKATAARHLDLHPILSMHRDGSTVTDTLRGYDKCTEALFNLAVERIEAGQLLAPMVVVSIAGQLKDLPHTPGFATLQKAAQAHGVKVYQSLMSLSGGINLGPGTVSLGLASKE from the coding sequence ATGGTTCAGTTAGTAATCGATTCCGGCTGCGATCTGCCGGATGAGTTTCTGCGTAAGTTCTCGATCCCGGTGCTGCCGCACAGTATCAGCGTGGGTAAAGACACCTTCGGCGACCAGCGCAATCCGGCGCAGATGGCGCATTTTTATTCATTGTCGCTGGTCGACCGTTCGCGCCAGATTACCAGTGGTCCGGCTTCCAGTGAGGAAATCGAGAGGATTCTACGCGCGCAGGTGGACCGCGGCTGTCGTGAAATCGTCGTGCAGACGATTAACGGCGCCAATAGTCCCACGCTGCAGAATGCCCGCACCGCGGTCGAGGCGCTGCGGCGCGACGGCATTGAGGTGCCGATGCACACCCAGGATTCCCACAATCTGTTTGCCGGTCAGGGGCTGCTCGCGCTGTACACCCTGACGCAGATTCGCAAGGGGCTGTCGGCTGCCGAGGTCGCCGAGCGGGCCCAGGAGTTCAGTAACAATATTCATGGCTATGCGGCCATCCGCGATGTCTACTATGTACGCGAGCGGGCGCGTAGCAAAAACGAGAACAGCATCAGCTGGCTCAAGGCTACCGCCGCCCGCCACCTGGACCTGCACCCGATCCTGTCGATGCACCGCGACGGCAGTACGGTGACCGATACCCTGCGCGGCTATGACAAATGCACCGAGGCACTGTTCAACCTCGCGGTGGAGCGCATTGAGGCGGGACAGCTGCTGGCGCCGATGGTAGTGGTCAGTATTGCCGGGCAGCTGAAGGATCTTCCGCACACGCCCGGTTTTGCAACGTTGCAGAAGGCGGCGCAGGCGCACGGAGTGAAGGTCTACCAATCGCTCATGAGCCTGTCCGGGGGTATTAACCTGGGGCCGGGAACCGTGTCGCTGGGGCTGGCTTCGAAGGAGTAA
- a CDS encoding integron integrase — protein sequence MDDIRHSIPAHSERFMVQLRRHIRAAGLAYRTEQTYAHWIKRFIHFHKLRHPRELGVVEVEAFLNHLAINGECAVNTQRIALNALVYLYKRFLEVDISNLQFSPAREYRRLPVVYSRTEIQAILQHLPGVYRLMVELMYGSGVRCAELLSLRIKDLDFDSGNLFVRGGKGNKDRSTILPQALIPALQRQIEFVDLLHRQDLQRGYGEVYLPNALERKYPSAGRALAWQYLFPAGRLGADPRSGVCRRHHLHASALAKQIRAAVAAAGVNKPARAHAFRHSFATHLLESGYDLRTIQELLGHADISTTEIYTHVINRGGKGVLSPVDRLPHGISEPGATYCSAA from the coding sequence ATGGATGATATCCGCCATTCTATTCCGGCACATTCCGAGCGCTTCATGGTGCAACTGCGTCGCCATATTCGCGCAGCGGGATTGGCCTATCGTACCGAGCAAACATATGCGCATTGGATTAAGCGCTTTATCCACTTTCACAAGCTCCGCCATCCGCGTGAGCTGGGTGTAGTGGAGGTGGAGGCGTTCTTGAATCACCTTGCCATCAACGGCGAATGTGCAGTAAATACTCAGCGCATTGCACTGAATGCGCTGGTTTATCTCTACAAGCGCTTTCTGGAAGTCGATATCTCCAATTTACAGTTTTCACCTGCCAGAGAGTACCGGCGCTTGCCGGTGGTATACAGCCGCACTGAGATACAGGCAATACTGCAGCACTTGCCCGGCGTTTACCGCCTTATGGTGGAACTGATGTATGGCAGCGGAGTGCGCTGTGCAGAGCTACTGTCACTGCGGATCAAGGATCTGGACTTTGACAGTGGCAATCTCTTCGTGCGCGGGGGTAAGGGCAATAAGGATCGCTCGACGATCCTGCCCCAGGCGCTGATTCCGGCACTACAGCGGCAAATAGAGTTTGTGGACTTGCTGCACCGTCAGGATTTGCAGCGGGGCTACGGTGAGGTTTACCTGCCCAATGCACTGGAACGTAAGTACCCCAGTGCAGGCCGCGCTCTGGCGTGGCAGTATCTGTTTCCTGCCGGCCGGCTCGGCGCGGACCCGCGCTCGGGGGTTTGCCGGCGCCACCACCTGCACGCTTCGGCGCTGGCGAAGCAGATTCGTGCGGCTGTTGCTGCGGCCGGGGTCAACAAGCCTGCGCGGGCACACGCATTCCGCCACAGCTTCGCTACCCACTTGCTGGAAAGCGGTTACGACCTCCGCACCATTCAGGAGCTATTGGGGCACGCGGATATCAGCACTACGGAAATCTACACTCATGTGATCAACCGTGGCGGCAAGGGCGTTCTGAGCCCCGTCGACCGGTTGCCCCACGGGATCTCCGAACCGGGGGCGACGTACTGCTCCGCAGCCTGA
- a CDS encoding DUF2314 domain-containing protein, whose protein sequence is MSEPIFRNTHNQDQEMLKAFAQASNTINDFIDLVQSGPEAIYAAKLRFRDPDLSEKLGEDRFLYIWLSSVYFHEEENFLSGVFFEVPEELTKWHQVDERLGFDPEDVFDWMVIENGHAKGAYTMRVTREQLGSEKEKQEYDSYVGISSYEPI, encoded by the coding sequence ATGAGCGAACCTATATTTAGAAATACACATAATCAAGATCAAGAAATGCTTAAGGCATTCGCTCAAGCATCAAACACGATTAATGATTTCATTGATCTTGTACAATCCGGTCCTGAAGCCATTTATGCAGCAAAGCTTAGGTTTAGAGATCCTGATTTATCTGAAAAGCTTGGAGAAGACCGATTTCTATACATCTGGCTATCGAGTGTGTATTTCCATGAAGAAGAAAACTTTCTTTCAGGAGTGTTCTTCGAAGTTCCAGAAGAACTGACAAAGTGGCATCAAGTCGATGAGCGACTTGGTTTCGACCCAGAAGATGTATTTGATTGGATGGTAATCGAAAACGGACATGCAAAAGGCGCTTACACGATGCGAGTAACAAGAGAGCAGCTTGGCTCAGAAAAAGAGAAACAAGAATATGATTCATATGTTGGCATATCATCATATGAGCCAATTTAG
- a CDS encoding Rid family hydrolase — MIERIAGIYKGRNKSSAYKDLVFSVATSPDTSVGTKEQTKQALEVISENLKELGSSKESILSAQVFIAKMDEKAEMDEAWCSWIGPNQENWPQRACLGVELEGAVLVEVTVVAVRSPNC, encoded by the coding sequence ATGATCGAGCGGATAGCTGGCATATATAAAGGAAGGAATAAGTCTTCAGCGTACAAAGATCTTGTGTTCTCTGTCGCCACTTCACCTGATACCAGCGTAGGTACAAAAGAGCAGACCAAACAGGCTCTTGAGGTCATCTCTGAAAATTTGAAGGAGCTGGGGTCAAGTAAAGAGAGCATACTCTCGGCACAAGTTTTTATCGCTAAAATGGATGAGAAGGCAGAAATGGATGAAGCCTGGTGTTCCTGGATTGGGCCAAATCAAGAAAACTGGCCCCAGAGAGCCTGCTTAGGCGTTGAGTTGGAAGGTGCAGTGCTGGTGGAAGTCACTGTAGTAGCGGTTAGATCCCCAAACTGTTAA
- a CDS encoding DUF6500 family protein, which translates to MRKELRTRIIEVCDQKIEKKGSEVGLSFYAFFKNKNDQPEVLMEAARWWIEIHKLDHFEKASKIKDMVEAGV; encoded by the coding sequence TTGCGTAAAGAGCTTAGAACAAGGATCATTGAAGTCTGTGATCAAAAAATCGAGAAAAAAGGCTCGGAAGTAGGACTTTCCTTTTATGCGTTTTTTAAGAACAAAAATGATCAACCTGAAGTTCTAATGGAGGCCGCTCGTTGGTGGATTGAAATACATAAACTAGACCACTTCGAAAAAGCCAGTAAAATTAAAGACATGGTTGAAGCCGGTGTTTAA
- a CDS encoding IS30 family transposase, producing the protein MSYNQLTENERYQIYSLKKAGHSQIEIAELLERHPSTICRELRRNKGLRGYRPGQAQKLSNVRRYGAHKARKVTDEVRDQIETLLRQELSPQQVADYLKRCTGISLHHETIYQLIYADKAHGGDLYTHLRVASKPYRKRYGSNDQRGKIKNRVSIDERPEVVDLGNRIGDWEGDTVIGKGRKGALLTLVERKSLYTVIVLLTGKRADLLAAAAVAHMVHLKEKVKTITFDNGLEFAGHEEIAKGLEADIYFAHPYASWERGINENTNGLIRQYFPKGTDFSTVSDEQVQFVMDRLNSRPRATRGGRSPNELFMGRRDDLLAA; encoded by the coding sequence ATGAGCTACAACCAGCTGACCGAGAACGAACGATACCAGATTTATAGTCTGAAGAAAGCCGGGCACTCGCAAATAGAGATTGCCGAACTTCTGGAAAGGCATCCCTCTACGATCTGTCGAGAGCTGCGTCGCAACAAAGGGCTACGAGGGTACCGGCCCGGGCAAGCTCAAAAGCTGTCGAATGTTAGACGGTATGGGGCCCACAAGGCTCGGAAGGTGACGGACGAGGTACGTGATCAGATTGAAACGCTGCTCCGGCAGGAGTTAAGCCCGCAGCAGGTAGCAGATTATCTGAAACGGTGTACGGGTATTTCCTTACATCATGAGACAATTTATCAGCTGATCTATGCCGACAAGGCTCATGGCGGCGATTTGTATACGCATCTGCGAGTAGCGTCAAAGCCCTACCGCAAGCGTTACGGCAGCAACGATCAACGCGGCAAGATCAAGAACAGAGTGAGTATTGATGAACGCCCTGAGGTTGTTGACCTGGGTAACCGAATTGGCGACTGGGAAGGCGATACAGTCATCGGCAAAGGCCGCAAAGGTGCGCTATTGACCCTGGTAGAGCGCAAATCGCTGTATACGGTCATTGTGTTGCTGACGGGCAAGAGAGCCGACTTGCTCGCCGCTGCAGCGGTTGCGCATATGGTACACCTTAAGGAGAAAGTCAAAACAATCACGTTCGACAATGGCCTTGAGTTTGCCGGTCATGAAGAGATCGCGAAAGGACTGGAGGCGGATATTTACTTTGCCCATCCCTATGCATCATGGGAGCGTGGAATCAATGAAAATACCAATGGTCTTATTCGGCAATATTTCCCGAAGGGAACGGACTTCAGTACGGTATCGGATGAGCAGGTTCAGTTTGTCATGGACCGCCTGAACAGCAGACCAAGAGCGACCAGGGGTGGACGATCGCCAAATGAGCTATTTATGGGGCGGCGGGACGATTTGCTCGCTGCATGA
- a CDS encoding phosphatase PAP2 family protein has translation MQIRTYWYAALCCVALPIASQPAFAKSESNGERLGDLLQLAIPTTAYSMTLFNRDAEGRNQFYKSFATNLGVTYTLKYAINKPRPDNNGDYSFPSGHTSAAFQGAAFIHKRYGLTKAIPAYLAATYVAYSRVKAKKHDVVDVTAGAAVGILSSFYFTTRKGGVDIVPLVGKNFAGVSATYSW, from the coding sequence ATGCAAATAAGAACCTATTGGTATGCAGCCCTGTGCTGCGTGGCACTGCCTATCGCCTCGCAACCAGCCTTTGCGAAGAGTGAGAGCAACGGGGAAAGACTGGGCGACCTTCTTCAGCTAGCCATCCCCACCACAGCTTACTCCATGACACTCTTTAACAGGGATGCCGAAGGGCGAAACCAGTTTTACAAGTCTTTCGCTACCAACCTGGGCGTTACGTATACTTTGAAATACGCCATCAACAAGCCGCGCCCCGACAATAATGGAGATTACTCATTTCCATCCGGACATACCTCCGCAGCCTTCCAGGGAGCCGCATTTATCCACAAGAGGTATGGACTTACCAAAGCAATCCCCGCATATCTGGCCGCAACCTATGTCGCCTACAGCCGGGTAAAAGCGAAAAAACATGACGTAGTTGATGTAACTGCCGGTGCCGCAGTGGGCATATTAAGTTCTTTTTACTTTACCACCCGCAAAGGAGGCGTAGACATAGTGCCGCTTGTTGGTAAAAACTTTGCGGGCGTCAGCGCCACCTATTCTTGGTAG